A region of Centropristis striata isolate RG_2023a ecotype Rhode Island chromosome 17, C.striata_1.0, whole genome shotgun sequence DNA encodes the following proteins:
- the naa38 gene encoding N-alpha-acetyltransferase 38, NatC auxiliary subunit: protein MATMIEENGPSTHEQPGGSSSSQARQNLEGLLNKNMRIRMTDGRTLVGLFLCTDRDCNVILGSAQEFLKSSDTFSQGEPRVLGLAMIPGHHVVSIEVEADSLEDTQGFGDNH, encoded by the exons ATGGCAACAATGATCGAAGAAAACGGTCCTTCGACTCAT GAGCAGCCAGGAGGCTCCTCGTCGTCCCAGGCCCGCCAGAACCTGGAGGGGCTCCTGAACAAGAACATGAGGATCCGGATGACGGACGGGCGGACTCTGGTGGGTCTGTTCCTCTGCACCGACCGGGACTGTAACGTCATCCTGGGCTCCGCTCAGGAGTTCCTCAAGTCCTCAG ACACGTTCTCCCAGGGGGAACCCAGAGTCCTGGGCCTGGCCATGATCCCGGGTCATCACGTGGTCTCCATCGAGGTGGAGGCCGACAGTCTGGAGGACACGCAGGGCTTCGGGGACAACCATTGA